Proteins encoded in a region of the Cytobacillus pseudoceanisediminis genome:
- a CDS encoding TetR/AcrR family transcriptional regulator, giving the protein MSNKQNLPIDRRITKSKQALMDALLSLMQTKEFKKITVTDIVKTANLNRGTFYKHYEYKEDLLDEIVDDVIADLISSYREPYKDTETFELKTLTSSAIKIFEHVSHKKEFYSLMVKSNALSGLQSKLCDVLKEVTLRDLKGVQFNPKINRELQASFYVHAMLGMITEWINHGFEYDSNYMSEQLLEILQSRQGDKVFKLT; this is encoded by the coding sequence ATGTCCAATAAGCAAAATCTCCCTATTGACCGAAGAATAACTAAATCTAAACAAGCCTTAATGGATGCCCTATTATCCTTAATGCAGACGAAAGAATTCAAGAAAATAACTGTAACAGATATCGTGAAGACAGCCAATCTCAACAGGGGGACCTTTTATAAGCACTATGAATACAAAGAAGATCTCCTTGATGAAATTGTCGATGATGTTATAGCAGACCTAATCTCTTCCTATCGCGAACCATATAAGGACACAGAAACCTTCGAGTTAAAGACCCTTACCTCTTCTGCCATTAAAATCTTTGAACATGTCAGTCATAAAAAAGAATTCTATTCCCTAATGGTAAAATCCAATGCATTATCTGGATTGCAGAGCAAATTGTGCGATGTACTGAAAGAGGTAACTTTGAGAGACCTTAAAGGTGTACAGTTTAACCCCAAAATTAATCGTGAACTGCAGGCAAGCTTCTATGTACATGCCATGCTGGGAATGATTACGGAATGGATAAATCATGGGTTTGAATATGACTCAAATTATATGTCGGAACAGCTGCTGGAAATCTTACAGAGCAGACAAGGTGATAAGGTGTTCAAATTAACTTAA
- a CDS encoding SDR family oxidoreductase encodes MKLQDKVAIVTGAASGMGKAIAELYAREGASVIAADLNLEGAEAVAKGITENGGKAKAVQVNVSKQADIEGMIDAAVHEFGTLDILVNNAGIMDGFEPVGDIQDERWDLIFDINTKGVMRAMRKAIPLFLEKGKGVIINTASTGGLNGAHAGAAYGASKHAVIGLTKNTAYMYANSGIRCNAIAPGGVETNIAASMKNLNEFGFGRTKAVQGVMPRVGKPEEIAQVALFLASDDSSFVNGSVIVADGGWTAAF; translated from the coding sequence ATGAAGCTTCAGGATAAAGTAGCGATTGTAACAGGTGCAGCATCAGGAATGGGAAAAGCGATTGCGGAGTTGTACGCAAGGGAAGGTGCAAGTGTCATTGCAGCTGACCTGAACCTGGAAGGGGCAGAGGCTGTGGCAAAGGGAATTACTGAGAATGGCGGAAAAGCCAAAGCTGTTCAGGTTAATGTTTCAAAACAAGCAGATATTGAAGGAATGATAGATGCAGCAGTACATGAATTTGGAACGCTGGATATCCTGGTGAATAACGCAGGGATTATGGACGGATTTGAACCCGTTGGAGACATCCAGGACGAACGATGGGATTTAATATTTGATATCAATACGAAGGGCGTCATGCGCGCCATGCGAAAAGCCATCCCGCTCTTTTTAGAAAAAGGGAAAGGGGTAATCATCAATACTGCTTCTACAGGCGGATTGAATGGTGCCCATGCGGGAGCTGCTTATGGGGCTTCAAAGCATGCAGTTATAGGGCTTACGAAAAACACTGCCTATATGTACGCAAACAGCGGCATCCGCTGTAACGCCATTGCACCAGGCGGAGTGGAAACAAACATCGCTGCTTCAATGAAAAACCTGAACGAATTTGGATTCGGCCGTACAAAAGCTGTTCAGGGTGTAATGCCAAGAGTCGGAAAGCCGGAGGAAATTGCACAGGTCGCATTATTCCTGGCATCTGATGATTCCAGCTTTGTTAATGGATCCGTGATTGTTGCTGATGGCGGGTGGACTGCAGCATTCTAA
- a CDS encoding YitT family protein has translation MYRNRVQYYLSQRRKGNFSTFKNGLIIILGATLVAVSLQLFLVKNYVIDGGIVGLSIILSHVFRVEVGALILLMNLPFLVAGFFFLGGRFLVLSLFASSVLAGETYILAPFEEVTNHPLLIIILGGLLLGMGVGLIIRFGACLDGTEVLAILFSERLPLTIGQCILIMNTFIFGSSVFLFGITEAAYSLATFFVAYKTIDTIIMKT, from the coding sequence GTGTATAGAAATAGGGTTCAATACTATTTAAGCCAAAGACGAAAGGGCAATTTTTCCACCTTTAAAAATGGACTGATTATCATACTCGGAGCAACACTTGTGGCTGTTTCCCTGCAATTATTCCTTGTGAAAAATTATGTTATTGATGGAGGAATTGTTGGATTGAGCATCATCCTTTCACATGTCTTTCGTGTAGAGGTGGGTGCCTTGATCCTGCTGATGAATCTCCCATTTTTAGTGGCAGGCTTTTTCTTTTTAGGGGGAAGATTTTTGGTGTTAAGCCTGTTTGCCAGTTCAGTGCTGGCAGGGGAGACATACATATTGGCCCCATTTGAGGAAGTGACTAACCATCCGCTGCTGATCATAATTCTGGGAGGCCTCTTGCTCGGAATGGGAGTGGGCCTCATTATCCGGTTTGGAGCCTGCCTGGATGGAACAGAAGTTTTGGCGATTTTATTCAGCGAACGTTTGCCCTTAACCATCGGACAATGCATTCTTATAATGAATACCTTTATCTTTGGAAGTTCTGTATTTTTATTCGGCATTACTGAAGCCGCATACTCCCTTGCAACATTTTTTGTTGCTTATAAAACCATAGATACCATTATAATGAAGACTTAA
- a CDS encoding MarR family winged helix-turn-helix transcriptional regulator — MNILLKQQTLLVIRALYFCMEKKWAELEKKFKLTPAQQHILFLLGTHNQKITPTQISDLGCWHPSTVTRLLKPLKEKGLVEITANKKQLRYKFVAISKSGKEVLDQIMDEVKEMEQFPLNLSHLSENELMSFLEYGQKIAGVQKGDAFRKMLIDARVENYDYA; from the coding sequence GTGAACATTCTATTGAAACAGCAGACATTGCTTGTCATAAGGGCACTGTACTTCTGCATGGAAAAGAAGTGGGCGGAGCTTGAAAAGAAGTTTAAACTGACGCCCGCACAGCAGCATATTCTGTTTCTGCTTGGCACTCATAATCAAAAAATAACCCCGACACAAATAAGTGATCTGGGATGCTGGCATCCATCGACTGTAACTAGGCTTTTAAAGCCGTTAAAGGAAAAAGGGCTGGTCGAAATCACGGCCAATAAAAAGCAGCTCCGCTATAAATTTGTCGCTATTTCTAAAAGCGGAAAGGAAGTATTGGATCAGATTATGGATGAGGTAAAAGAGATGGAACAATTTCCGCTGAATTTGAGTCATTTATCCGAAAACGAGCTTATGTCTTTCCTTGAATATGGTCAGAAGATAGCAGGGGTTCAAAAAGGAGATGCCTTTAGAAAAATGCTGATTGATGCACGGGTAGAAAATTATGATTATGCATAA
- a CDS encoding nucleoside deaminase, with protein MDHFMKRAIELAINNVKDGGQPFGAVLVKEQDIIAEGVNELHKKHDVSGHAELLAIRRAQEQFQTNDLAGFTMYASGEPCPMCLTAMYFAGIDKVYYCQSVDDAFHAGLGKSKMIYEDLKNARDDRELKLVQMPLQEDQDNPMKLWKENV; from the coding sequence ATGGATCACTTCATGAAACGGGCTATAGAACTGGCCATTAATAATGTAAAAGACGGCGGCCAGCCCTTCGGTGCAGTTCTGGTGAAAGAACAGGACATCATTGCTGAAGGAGTGAATGAATTGCATAAAAAGCATGATGTCAGCGGTCATGCGGAACTGCTTGCTATCCGGCGGGCACAGGAGCAGTTTCAAACGAATGATTTAGCCGGCTTTACGATGTATGCAAGCGGGGAACCTTGCCCGATGTGTTTAACTGCCATGTATTTCGCTGGCATCGATAAGGTATACTATTGCCAATCAGTAGACGACGCTTTTCATGCAGGCTTAGGCAAGTCTAAAATGATTTATGAAGATTTGAAAAACGCAAGAGATGACAGGGAACTCAAATTGGTGCAAATGCCATTGCAGGAGGATCAAGACAATCCAATGAAGCTTTGGAAAGAGAACGTTTAA
- a CDS encoding GntR family transcriptional regulator: MTELDSNSPIPLHIQLKNELQELIDNRSFNEKIPSERELMDTYKVSRSTVREAVSHLVNEGVLKKVHGKGTFISKKPIEEWLGNITSTTEVIKKWV, translated from the coding sequence ATGACAGAGTTAGATTCCAATAGTCCTATTCCGCTTCACATACAGCTAAAGAATGAGCTGCAGGAGTTAATAGACAATCGTTCTTTCAATGAAAAAATACCAAGTGAAAGAGAGTTGATGGATACCTATAAAGTGAGCAGAAGCACTGTGAGAGAAGCGGTTTCCCATTTAGTAAACGAAGGTGTGCTAAAGAAAGTCCACGGAAAAGGCACTTTTATATCAAAAAAACCGATTGAGGAGTGGCTTGGGAATATTACCAGTACAACAGAAGTGATAAAAAAATGGGTATGA
- a CDS encoding GntR family transcriptional regulator — protein sequence MGMKPDAKLLDNGIVVPAKEIVEASGLTEAYFIKRIRYANDKPLALESQYYPIEIGESLAQYDIEKGTLYDLLEQSLNLKFAEAEQMITSTYLSKEEADLLGVPCSLSVLHIERLLSDINGNLIEYYSAYFRSDMYSFRIKLSKNSS from the coding sequence ATGGGTATGAAGCCGGATGCAAAATTATTGGATAATGGCATCGTTGTTCCGGCAAAAGAAATTGTGGAAGCCAGCGGACTTACAGAGGCATACTTTATAAAGCGAATTCGCTATGCTAACGATAAGCCATTGGCCCTTGAAAGTCAGTATTACCCTATTGAAATTGGTGAAAGCCTCGCCCAATATGATATTGAAAAGGGAACACTGTATGATCTGCTTGAGCAGAGTCTGAACTTAAAGTTTGCAGAAGCCGAACAGATGATTACAAGCACTTATTTATCTAAAGAAGAAGCCGATTTGCTTGGTGTTCCATGTTCCTTAAGTGTGCTTCACATTGAACGGTTATTATCAGACATTAATGGAAACTTAATAGAATATTATTCTGCTTATTTTCGTTCGGATATGTACTCATTTAGAATAAAACTATCAAAGAATTCTAGTTAA
- the ald gene encoding alanine dehydrogenase produces the protein MIIGVPKEVKNNENRVSVVPASVSAFADAGHTVLIEKGAGAGCGISDQEYEKAGAAVVSSAEEAWSADMVMKVKEPQPDEYQYFRKGLILFTYLHLAAEPELTKALLEKEVTSVAYETIQLDNRSLPLLTPMSEVAGRMSVQLGAQFLEKIHGGKGVLLGGVPGVKPGKVVIIGGGVVGTNAAKMAVGLGAEVSIIDISAERLRQLDDLFSGRVRTVMSNPFNIAQEVKHADLVIGAVLIPGAKAPQLVTEEMVRQMEKNSVIIDVAIDQGGSIETIDHITSHDSPTYVKHGVLHYAVPNIPGAVARTSTYALANTTAPYALMLANTGIENSIVKYPFLEKGVNTMNGKVTHQRVAEAHNYPYTSTHELINKIPAAT, from the coding sequence ATGATTATAGGTGTGCCAAAGGAAGTAAAGAATAATGAAAATCGGGTTTCCGTTGTACCGGCAAGTGTTTCTGCGTTTGCAGATGCCGGCCATACAGTCCTGATTGAGAAAGGTGCAGGTGCAGGATGCGGGATCTCTGACCAGGAATATGAAAAAGCAGGTGCAGCAGTTGTTTCAAGTGCAGAAGAGGCCTGGTCTGCGGATATGGTCATGAAGGTTAAGGAGCCGCAGCCTGATGAATACCAATATTTTCGAAAAGGATTGATTCTCTTTACCTATTTGCATCTGGCTGCCGAACCTGAATTGACAAAGGCTTTGCTCGAAAAAGAAGTTACCTCGGTTGCTTATGAAACCATTCAGCTGGATAACAGATCATTGCCTCTCCTTACTCCTATGAGCGAAGTTGCGGGCAGGATGTCTGTCCAGCTTGGAGCCCAATTTCTTGAAAAGATTCATGGCGGGAAAGGAGTCCTTTTAGGCGGAGTTCCCGGTGTGAAGCCAGGAAAAGTGGTGATTATCGGCGGTGGAGTGGTTGGGACGAATGCCGCAAAAATGGCAGTTGGCCTCGGTGCAGAAGTTAGCATCATTGACATAAGTGCTGAAAGACTCCGCCAGCTGGACGATCTTTTTTCCGGCAGGGTAAGGACGGTCATGTCAAATCCGTTCAATATCGCCCAGGAAGTAAAACATGCCGATTTAGTGATAGGGGCTGTTCTCATCCCCGGTGCAAAAGCACCTCAGTTAGTAACCGAAGAAATGGTTAGGCAAATGGAAAAGAATTCGGTCATTATTGATGTTGCCATTGATCAGGGCGGTTCAATTGAAACCATCGATCATATTACCTCACACGATTCTCCAACATATGTAAAGCATGGTGTTTTGCATTATGCGGTTCCAAACATTCCGGGCGCTGTAGCAAGAACTTCCACTTATGCCCTCGCTAATACTACAGCACCATATGCCTTAATGCTCGCTAATACAGGGATTGAAAATTCTATTGTTAAGTATCCTTTTCTTGAAAAAGGGGTCAATACCATGAATGGAAAGGTCACTCATCAGAGAGTTGCAGAGGCGCATAACTACCCTTATACATCCACCCATGAGTTAATAAACAAAATTCCAGCCGCAACATGA
- the xsc gene encoding sulfoacetaldehyde acetyltransferase — MAKAEKELAEIKTKKVKMTPSEAIVETLVKEGVTHISGILGSAFMDLLDLLPTAGIRFIGVRHEQSAAHMEDAYTRVSGIAGVVIGQNGPGITNMVTSVAAANQAHTPMVVISPSAGTPTVGWDGFQECDQVSVFKAITKETVRVTHPGRVADCLRTAFRIAYAERGPVLFDIPRDYFYGEVEDVILEPHQYRVDNRGCGSLEQIDQAVDLIASAKNPVIISGRGVVDSDGIEAVKEIADHLTIPVAVSYMHNDAFPANEPLAVGPIGYMGSKAAMNTLKDADVVLAIGTRLSVFGTLPCYDIDYFPKNAKIIQIDINPRNIARTHPVEIGIIGDAKAASVEIAKRLKEKVPSKQFNSERMARVTNEKEQWEKELVDLAMVEGNPINPRRALLELTKVLPENAIVTTDIGNVSSTANAYLKFNSGRQHVAALTFGNTGFAYPSALGAKLANPNSPVVAIVGDGAWGMSLHEVSTAVEENIPVVACVFNNNAWCAEKKNQVDFYNNRFVGADIQNPDFAEVARSMGAQGISVDKPEDVGPAILQAIKSNKPTVIDIQVDGTQLAPPFRKDALKMPTRLLPKYAHLDHKNW; from the coding sequence ATGGCAAAAGCAGAAAAAGAATTAGCAGAAATCAAAACAAAAAAGGTGAAAATGACACCAAGTGAGGCTATTGTAGAAACTTTGGTCAAGGAAGGTGTCACACATATTTCCGGGATTTTGGGATCGGCATTTATGGATCTATTAGACTTGCTTCCAACTGCCGGGATCCGCTTCATCGGTGTGCGGCATGAGCAAAGCGCTGCCCACATGGAAGATGCCTATACTCGAGTTAGCGGAATTGCAGGAGTAGTGATTGGCCAAAATGGGCCAGGAATCACCAATATGGTAACATCTGTTGCCGCTGCGAATCAGGCACACACCCCTATGGTCGTTATTTCTCCATCAGCGGGAACACCTACAGTCGGATGGGACGGTTTCCAGGAGTGTGATCAGGTTTCAGTTTTTAAAGCAATTACAAAGGAAACCGTTCGGGTCACACATCCGGGGCGTGTGGCAGATTGCCTGAGGACTGCCTTTAGAATCGCTTACGCAGAGAGAGGTCCAGTGCTCTTTGATATTCCGCGGGACTATTTTTATGGGGAAGTAGAAGATGTCATTCTTGAACCGCATCAATATCGTGTTGATAATAGGGGCTGCGGATCATTAGAGCAGATTGATCAGGCTGTGGATTTGATTGCTTCTGCCAAGAACCCAGTCATCATTTCCGGCAGGGGAGTAGTGGATTCAGATGGAATAGAGGCAGTGAAGGAAATTGCCGATCACTTAACGATTCCTGTAGCTGTTTCATATATGCATAATGATGCTTTCCCGGCAAATGAACCTTTAGCGGTAGGACCTATTGGATATATGGGGTCAAAAGCAGCTATGAACACATTAAAGGATGCAGATGTGGTGCTGGCTATCGGTACTAGATTATCTGTATTTGGAACATTGCCATGCTATGACATTGATTATTTTCCGAAAAACGCAAAGATTATCCAAATTGATATCAATCCACGCAATATCGCCAGGACCCATCCAGTAGAAATTGGGATCATTGGAGATGCAAAAGCAGCTTCTGTTGAAATCGCAAAACGGCTAAAAGAAAAAGTACCAAGTAAGCAATTCAATTCTGAAAGAATGGCAAGAGTCACAAATGAAAAAGAGCAATGGGAAAAAGAACTTGTGGATCTGGCCATGGTGGAAGGAAATCCAATCAATCCGCGCAGGGCGCTCCTGGAGCTTACTAAGGTCCTTCCGGAAAACGCGATTGTTACTACAGATATCGGGAATGTATCTTCTACCGCAAATGCCTATTTAAAATTCAATTCCGGCCGCCAGCATGTGGCAGCCTTAACATTTGGGAATACAGGCTTTGCCTATCCTTCAGCATTAGGCGCTAAGCTTGCAAATCCGAATAGCCCTGTAGTGGCCATCGTAGGGGATGGCGCATGGGGAATGAGCCTGCATGAAGTAAGTACGGCTGTAGAGGAAAACATTCCAGTAGTGGCATGTGTTTTTAATAACAATGCCTGGTGTGCAGAAAAGAAGAACCAAGTAGATTTCTATAATAATCGCTTTGTAGGAGCAGATATCCAGAATCCCGACTTTGCAGAGGTAGCAAGGTCCATGGGGGCACAAGGAATTAGTGTAGATAAACCTGAGGATGTAGGGCCAGCCATTCTCCAGGCTATAAAATCCAATAAACCGACAGTCATTGATATTCAGGTGGATGGCACGCAATTGGCACCTCCATTCCGCAAAGATGCGTTAAAGATGCCGACTCGCCTTCTGCCGAAATATGCTCACCTGGATCATAAAAACTGGTAG
- a CDS encoding sodium:solute symporter family protein, which produces MLLIFFFSRPLRRQRLYTLADLFSERFGSKTGIIPSVLSAFIYSVPTTALQIVGMSTVFSIAFNMNVKTGIVLSFILILGFTILGGLVATIVTDAIQSVILIAGIVMLAYAALQFGGGMEHILSNTPRDFLTPLGANGLGDVLLFALSVAPFYLVWQSTWQRIFASKTEDIAIKAGLTGYAITLCISVLPYSIGIMARQFVPADIHPDLIFSYVTVEMLPPYIGGIILIGLLSALMTGADSFILQGSSNITQDLYHRLLNPNATEKQMMFVSRLSVVIISVLSLAVAFALTDIVSMYQWALRLSATTLVFPFLAIMFWKRTTNTAVISSMLLACFTTILWPLLHTGIDQTIPGFIISFCSLVIISLWTKHSSSENVIAVYWEDLPSANRKIDAIDSAENKAV; this is translated from the coding sequence ATGCTCTTGATCTTCTTCTTTAGCCGTCCATTAAGAAGACAGAGATTATATACACTGGCGGACCTATTTAGTGAAAGATTTGGATCAAAAACCGGTATCATTCCATCAGTGTTATCTGCTTTCATTTACTCAGTACCCACTACTGCCCTGCAGATTGTAGGGATGAGTACCGTATTCAGCATTGCTTTTAATATGAATGTGAAAACTGGAATTGTGCTGTCTTTTATTTTGATTCTCGGCTTTACGATTTTGGGCGGCTTAGTAGCGACAATTGTAACGGATGCCATTCAAAGCGTAATTCTGATTGCAGGGATTGTTATGCTTGCATATGCCGCCTTGCAATTTGGCGGAGGAATGGAACACATTCTCAGTAACACGCCGAGAGATTTTTTGACTCCGCTTGGTGCGAATGGCCTTGGGGATGTACTGCTTTTTGCTCTTTCTGTGGCTCCGTTCTACTTGGTCTGGCAATCTACATGGCAGCGTATCTTTGCTTCTAAGACAGAAGATATCGCCATTAAAGCAGGCTTAACCGGTTATGCCATTACTTTATGTATTTCTGTGCTTCCTTATAGTATAGGAATTATGGCAAGGCAATTTGTGCCAGCCGATATTCACCCAGATTTAATTTTCTCCTATGTAACCGTGGAAATGCTTCCTCCGTATATTGGCGGCATTATTCTGATCGGACTCCTATCAGCACTTATGACAGGTGCAGACTCCTTCATTTTACAGGGAAGCTCTAATATTACTCAGGATTTGTATCACCGGCTATTAAATCCCAATGCAACAGAAAAGCAAATGATGTTTGTTTCCCGCTTGAGTGTAGTGATTATATCGGTATTATCACTGGCAGTTGCCTTTGCATTAACAGATATAGTCAGTATGTATCAATGGGCACTCAGGCTGTCAGCAACCACTCTGGTGTTTCCGTTTCTGGCTATTATGTTTTGGAAAAGGACAACCAACACCGCTGTCATTTCCAGCATGCTTCTTGCTTGTTTCACGACCATTCTATGGCCTCTTCTCCATACAGGAATAGATCAGACCATACCTGGCTTTATCATCTCTTTTTGTTCGCTTGTCATAATTAGTCTCTGGACAAAACATTCATCATCAGAAAATGTAATAGCTGTTTACTGGGAAGACCTTCCTTCAGCAAATAGAAAGATAGACGCTATCGATTCAGCAGAAAACAAAGCTGTCTAA
- a CDS encoding amidohydrolase: MSILIIKNANIITLDPHNTKAKSLLVRNGIIEKIWNKTEPERTEVPDGPDIEILDLKGAALLPGFIDTHSHLLMYGQMLNYVDCRSPRNKNIGDIKGEIAARAGKAKPGAWIMGWGYDDTLLEDKRHPNRSDLDQAAPDNPVFIRHISGHFGAANSKALELAGIDESTSNPHGGYFTRDDNGRLDGVIHEIPALEFIFPVLPSPSSDEQIKNIGNAAKVYLSQGITTCTDAGVGLDRGIEELNAHIAAINSGKNPMNMRLMILHHLLREGSAFSGYTADQLDLELKRRTKNRASLDSAKLFQDGSIQGLTGALRKPYHCDESVYGELLHDQNKFAEEMLDLHKRGFRIAIHGNGDRAIGSILEAFDYVLSKSPMEDHRHRIEHVQTAGSEDLDAMQRLGVAASFFINHVYYWGDRHRRIFLGEKRAARINPLADAVDRNLLFTLHSDCPITPISPLFSIWAAVNRITLEGEVLGDDQKIDVLEALKAMTSYGAALNFEEDSAGTIEEGKRGDFVVLEADPLTCPAMELKDIPILATIISGKVVWENTEKAYIHS; this comes from the coding sequence GTGAGTATCCTTATCATAAAAAATGCAAATATCATCACGCTTGATCCACATAATACTAAGGCAAAATCACTGCTTGTCAGAAATGGCATCATCGAAAAAATTTGGAATAAAACCGAGCCCGAGCGTACGGAAGTTCCAGACGGTCCTGATATTGAGATCCTGGATTTAAAAGGGGCTGCGCTGCTTCCTGGTTTTATAGACACTCATAGTCATTTATTAATGTACGGTCAAATGCTGAATTATGTTGATTGCAGATCCCCACGGAATAAAAACATTGGTGATATAAAGGGAGAAATAGCAGCAAGAGCCGGTAAAGCGAAACCTGGGGCATGGATCATGGGGTGGGGTTATGATGATACCCTCTTGGAGGACAAGAGACATCCGAACAGGTCTGATTTAGATCAGGCAGCTCCGGACAATCCCGTTTTTATCCGGCATATTTCAGGGCACTTTGGTGCTGCCAATTCCAAAGCTCTTGAATTGGCTGGAATCGACGAAAGCACATCGAATCCGCATGGCGGGTACTTTACACGGGATGATAATGGAAGGCTGGATGGTGTCATTCATGAAATACCTGCCCTGGAATTTATTTTTCCAGTCCTGCCTTCTCCGTCAAGTGATGAACAAATCAAAAATATTGGGAATGCGGCGAAGGTGTACCTGTCTCAGGGGATCACCACATGTACAGATGCCGGTGTGGGCCTTGACAGAGGAATAGAGGAATTAAATGCGCATATAGCGGCCATTAATTCAGGAAAGAATCCGATGAATATGCGGCTAATGATCTTGCATCATCTTTTAAGAGAGGGAAGTGCTTTTTCCGGTTATACTGCAGATCAGCTGGATCTTGAATTAAAAAGACGCACTAAAAACAGAGCTTCACTGGATAGTGCCAAATTATTTCAGGATGGATCCATCCAGGGACTTACAGGTGCACTCCGCAAACCCTATCATTGTGATGAATCTGTATATGGTGAGCTGCTGCATGATCAAAACAAATTTGCAGAAGAAATGCTGGATCTCCATAAGAGAGGATTTAGGATTGCGATTCATGGAAATGGAGATCGGGCAATCGGATCTATCCTTGAGGCTTTCGATTATGTTTTGTCAAAAAGTCCGATGGAAGACCACAGGCATCGGATTGAACATGTACAGACTGCCGGAAGTGAAGACCTTGATGCCATGCAAAGATTAGGTGTAGCAGCTTCGTTTTTCATCAATCATGTTTACTATTGGGGAGATCGGCACCGCAGAATATTCCTGGGTGAAAAGAGAGCGGCTAGAATTAATCCTTTGGCTGATGCGGTTGACCGCAATTTGCTGTTCACACTGCATTCTGATTGTCCTATTACCCCAATTTCGCCCCTGTTTTCCATATGGGCGGCTGTGAACCGCATCACTTTAGAAGGTGAAGTGCTTGGAGATGATCAAAAAATTGATGTTCTGGAAGCTTTAAAAGCGATGACATCTTACGGGGCAGCTCTGAACTTTGAAGAAGATTCTGCTGGCACCATTGAAGAAGGAAAAAGAGGAGATTTTGTTGTCCTGGAGGCCGATCCTCTAACTTGTCCAGCAATGGAATTAAAAGATATTCCTATCTTGGCGACGATTATTTCCGGTAAGGTTGTGTGGGAGAATACAGAAAAAGCTTATATTCATTCATAG